Below is a genomic region from Sinorhizobium meliloti.
GCGTCTTGCTCGGGAAACCGTCGCGGGGGCTGGTGAACTCCTCCATCAGTCCCCCGACGATGCAGCGCGCCTGCGGCAGAACGTCACTTCGCCCGGCGGTACCACGGCGGCTGCGCTGGCGGTATTGATGGCGGATGACGGCATGCAGCCGCTCTTCGACCGGGCCATTGCGGCGGCGCGCAAGCGCGCGGAAGAGCTGGCCGGGTAATTCCTGGCGAGACAGCGTGTCCCGCAATTCACTCTGAAGTTGTCGCAATCGTTCACGCTTTTGGTCGTATGTCGAATCGGCCCATCGACGTGATCCGGGGAACATTCATGACCGAAATCATTTCCTATGCCGATTTCGAGCGCGTCGACATTCGTGTCGGTACAATCGTAGAGGCGGAGCCCTTTCCCGAGGCACGCAAGCCGGCAATCAAGCTCAAGATCGATTTCGGCCCTGACATCGGCATCAAGAAATCCTCCGCGCAAATCACGGTGCACTACAGGCCCGAGGAACTCGTCGGCAGGCAGGTTCTGGGTGTCGTCAATTTTCCGCCGCGCCAGATCGGCCCCGTTCGTTCCGAGGTGCTCACGCTCGGCTTCGAAGACGAGGCCGGCGCGATCGTGCTCGCATCCACCGACAAGCCGGTGCCGAACGGCAAGAAGTTGATGTGATCTTCCCCGTATTTACGTCGGCACACGCACCGTCGCTCGCAGGCCGCCGAGGGGGCTGTCTGCGAGCGTGACATTGCCGCCATGGCTGCGGGCGATGTCGCGGGCAACGGCGAGGCCGAGGCCGGTGCCGGAACTGTCGAGATTGCGGGCCTCATCCAGGCGGAAGAACGGTTTGAACACGTCTTCGCGTGACCGTTCGGGAATGCCCGGTCCGTCGTCATCGACGGTGATGGTCAACCATTTCGCGCTCTGGCGCGCCTCGATGTGCACGGTGTTCGCATAGCGATAGGCGTTGGACGCGAGGTTGGAGACGAGCCGCGTGAAGGCGTTCGGCCTCACGTGAATTTCGTTCTCGCCCTGGATCGCGGTTGTCAGCGTCTTGCCATACAGCTCCGCCTCCGCCGCAAGCCTGGCCATCAGATCGCTGAGTTTCAGCCGGCCGACATCCTCTTCCGCGTCTCCTCGGGCGAAGGCGAGATAGCCTTCCAGCATGTTCTGCATATCCTCAACGTCCTGGTTGAGGCTTTCGAGGTCCGGATTGTTGCCCACAAGTGCCAGCTGCAGCTTGAACCGGGTCAGGATCGTCCTCAAGTCGTGGCTGACGCCGGTCAGCATCGCGGTGCGCTGTTCGATCTGGCGCTCGATCCGCTCGCGCATCAGGATGAAGGCGAGACCGGCCCGCCGGATTTCATTGGCACCCCGCGGTGCGAAATCGTCGATCTTCTGTCCCTTGCCGAAGCTCTCCGCTGCGCTTGCCAGCGCCAGGATCGGCCTGATCTGCCCGCGCAGGAAGAGAATCGCGATCGTCAGCAAGACGAGCGATGCGCCGACCATCCAGACGAGAAAGATGTGTGTGTTCGATGCATAGGCCTGATTGCGGCGGGCATAGACCCTGAGAATGCGGTCGTCTTCAAGCTTGATGCGGATTTCCACGATCTTCGAATTGCCGACGGTATCGATCCAGAAGGGACGCCGGATCTGGTCCGAAATCTCCTCGCTGAGGATCTGGTCGAGGATTTCGAAGAAGGGCTTGGGACGCGGCGGCGGCAGCTCTCCGCCCGGCTCGACGGTTATGTTGAGGTCGAGCTGATCGCGGGCGATGCGGACGATCTGGTCGATATCGCCCTCGCGCGGGAAGGTCGTGATCAGGTCGACGATGGCGGCGATGTCGTTGGTCACCGCCGAGGAGAGGCGCTGGGTGACGAGTTGCCAGTGCCGCTCCATGAACACGAAGGCGACCACGGACTGTAGCAGCACCATCGGGATGACGACGATCAGAATCGAGCGCGCGTAAAGACCCATCGGCAGCCGGCGCCGCAGCCAGCGGACCACGCGCTTCCAGCCGCCGTCCGCGGGTGTCGTTCCTTCGCGCTTCAAACCGTCAAAGCTTGCCATGGCCCTTGATCCGGCCCTCGTTTCTGGCCCATCGTCAGTCAACGCTCAGCCGGTAACCGATGCCGCGAACGGTCTGCAGCCATACGGGGTTGGAAGGATCGTCCTCGATTTTACGCCTTAGCCGGTTTATCTGCACGTCGATCGTGCGCTCGCCGACCTCGGCGTCGTCGCCGATCAGCTCGTGGCGCGGAATGGTTTCGCCGGCGCGCTGCGAAAACAGCGTCATGATCTCCTGCTCACGGTCGGTGAGGCGAATATGGTCGGCCCCGCGGCGCAGTTCCTTGCGCACTACCGAGAAGGTGTAGGGCCCGAAAATAACCTGATCGACCTTGTGTGTCTGTGTCGGCTGGTTGCGGCGCAGGATGTTGTTGATGCGGAGCACGAGTTCGCGCGGCTCGAAAGGCTTCGGCAGGTAGTCGTCGGCGCCCGCCTCCAGCCCTTCGATGCGCGAATTCGCCTCCGCCAGGGCCGTCAGCATGATGATCGGCACGGACTTGATCTGCCTGAGACTTTGCGTCAGAGCGATGCCGCTTTCCCCCGGCATCATCACGTCGACGACCAGAAGATCGAAATCGATGCCTATCAGCTTTCGCCGGGCCTCGTCGGCATCGGCTGCCGTCGTTACGCGAAATCCCTGTTCGACCAGATAGCGGTTGAGCAGGTCGCGGATGCGCCGGTCATCGTCGACGACCAGAAGATGCGCCGCATCGTCGGAGACTGTCGCCTTTGCTATCATCATTCGGTACCCTCATTGCCGGTCAAGCCGGAAAGGCTGCGCCAAAAATGCCGGAGACCGTGCAGCACATGCGCCGCGGTCACCCATTCTCATTCAAGGGGCTACCCGTTTTGCCACGAACGACGAGCCGACGTCCAATCAGACGCGCACAGGTCGCGTAACATTTTGAATCGTTGTGTGACTCTCGGGCGCCTTCCCTGCAGTGCCGCACGTCCGGCGGACGCGCAATGGCCGCTGTAGCACTTAAGCCGCTGCATGTTTTTCTCCTTCAATGGGCGAGGATCAAACGAAACATGCAGTGGATCAGCCCGCAACGTCATTCATCATATTGGCGAGAAACCGCTTCACGGTTTCCCGCGCACCCGGTCCGGCCTTTGCCAATGCATCGGCTATGCGGCGGGACTGTGGCTCGGCAAGCGCCCGCGCCAGGGCCTGGCCGTCCGGTGTCGTGTAGAGCATGCGCTGCCGCCGGTCTTCGGGACCGGTCACCTGCCGGATATAGCCGGAATCGATCAACTGCTTGAGGACGCGGGCAAGGCTCTGCTTGGTGATCTTCAGCGTTTCAAGAAGATCCGCGACCGTCATGCCGGGTTCGCGGTTGACGAAATGCACGACGCGATGATGCGCGCGGCCGAATCCGCTCTTCTCGAGAATGGCGTCCGGGTCGCCGGTGAAGTCGCGATAGGCAAAGAAAAGCAGCTCGATGATCTCGAAATCTATCGTGTCCACATCTTCGCCAGCGCTGTCGCTTATGCTCTTGTCCCTGATCTGGCCGACCACGCGGTCATATCCTTTCAATCGAAATGCCGTTCGAAACATACCGCAATATATGTCAGTTTGGTTGACATATTTCCATCGAGTCGCAGGCATCCAGATCGAAGACGTGCAAATTTACGCATATCGCGCCTCGGCGATACGCAGAAAAGGCGGCCGCAGCCGCCTTTTGCCTTGCGATGGATGTCGCCTGAAGGCTCACGCCTGCTTGCCGACGAACTGCCCGACAATGCCGTTGAGAACGCCGCCGCCGATGAGGGCGCCGATGGCCTGCATGGCCAGACCGGTCGCGGCGGCCTCTCCGCCAAGCATCTGGATCAGGAACCCGCCGCCGAGGCCGCCGATGGCTCCGACGATCGTGCGTGCCACGACTCCGAATGCCTGCTGCTTCAGCATGGCGCTGGCCGCGTTTCCGCCAGCTGCCCCCGCAATCAACTGGGTAATGATAGGCACTAATGCTTCCATCGATCCCTCCGTCCTGCGACCCCTCATCCAGAGCCGCGACATACCGGACAACCCGGCACGGGAAGGTTGAAGCCGAAGGGGAGATTTGTCAATTTTGCCACCACTGGTGTCGGCCACAGGTGACGATCCGGAAGCGGGGCTGGGGGATAGTCGTTTGAGTTGTTTCGGGAATTCGTTTCGGGGCGCGCGAGAGGGCACGAGGAGCCGCAAAGCCACACCACTCGTGCCCTCTACTCTCGACGCGTTTTGGACGGGTGATTCGCCGTGACGCAGCGTTTTGCAATTGACGCTGCGCCACCATGCCTTTTCCCTTTTCGCCTGACGCTCAGCGATAGACGTAGACGACCCTTCTTGTGCCCGGATCGACAAGGACGGGCTGCCCATTGATGGTCACGTACTGATACTCGTAATCAGGAATGGGCTGGACGGCCACCGTGTTCGGCAGCGTGGCACCGACCACGGCTTCGCCCTCTACATAGACGGTGTCGACCGGATTCTCGGTGATATAGGTGCGCACCGTGGGAGGCGGAGTCACCGCTTCGACCTCCTCGACCGGACCCACCAGTTCGAGCGGTTCGGACGGCGCCACCACGGTCTCGCCCTCATAGGCGACCGTAGGGACCGAGAGTTCCGTGCGGCGCTCCTGGATAATGGCGGTCGTGCCGCCCATGTCCGTCGCCAGGTAACGGGCGTAAGCCCAGCCGCGCAGGCCGTTGACGTCTATGCGGCACCAGTTGCTTCCCTCCATGCAGCCATCGAGCACGGCAGCGCTGCCGCGTGTGGCGACGCCGACCGCAGGGTATTGGGGGCCCGGTCCGGCACGCACATTAAGGTCCGTCAGCGTCGTTGCGCTCATTTCGGCATAGGCTGCGGGAATGGCGGCGAGCATCGCACCGGCTGCCAAAGCCGCTCTGAGCGAGGCCGCTTTGAACAGAGTCGGAGAGAGAGTCTTCATCATCTTGCTCCTCTTTCATTTGCAGGCCAGAACGCGCCGCGCCTCAGGGATGTTCCCCCCGTGACATCACGAAATGTGAGGATGAAACATATTGCCGTCGTCAAGCGTTGCCCGGGCTGACGGAAGCTGACGAAGTCTTCCCTATATTGTTCGCCGGCAATGCGCGGCCGATTTATCGATTTCTGCCCGACACAGGCTGGCTCCAGCCGGGAGTGACGAGATGCAAGGTGAGTTATCGGACGATGCCAAGCTTGCTGCCAAGCGGTTGCGTCCGCTGGTGGTGGTCGTCGTGACAGCGAAGCTCGTGGTTTCGGTGCTGCTGCTCGCGACGGTGCAATATTCGCCGCCGGCTTCGGAAATCGTGGCACTGCGCTGATTTGCGCTGTCATACCGCTCGCTTATCGCTATAGCTGGGAAAACGGCCTGGATCGGGAAGGGCTTCTCACTTCCAGGCCACCTCACGAGCAAGAGCGAGGCATGGTCCGATGTTACAGGCAGGCATTATCCCGGTAACGCATTTCGAGCAGAACTGTACGGTCCTGTTCGATAGCGAGACCAAGGAAGGCGTGGTCGTCGATCCCGGCGGCGACGTCGACATCATCCTGCAGACGATCCGCGAAAACGGCATCGCGTTGAAGGCTATCTGGCTCACACACGGCCATATCGATCACGCCGGCGGCGCCAAGGAATTGAAAGAAGCACTGGGGCTCGACATTGTCGGACCCCACAAGGACGACCTGCCGCTGCTCGAACGGCTGGAGGATCAGGCGGAGCGCTTCGGCCTCGCGATGAAGGTTCAGAACGTCGTGCCGGACCGCTGGCTTGAAGAGGGCGATACCGTCTCCTTCGGCGACCACGTTTTCGAGGTCTTGCATTGCCCCGGCCATGCGCCCGGTCATGTGGTCTATTTCAACCGGGCACAAAATTTCGCCCATGTCGGCGACGTGCTTTTTCACGGCTCAATCGGCCGTACCGACCTGCCGGGCGGCAATCATCAGCAGCTTCTGGATTCGATCCGGGACAAGATACTGCCACTCGGGGACAATGTGGGCTTCATCTGCGGCCACGGCCCGGGCGGGCAGATCGGCGAAGAGCGGCGCACCAATCCGTTTCTGCGCGGTCTTTGACCGGTGCGAAAATGAAAAGGGCGCATGACTTCTCCAGTCATGCGCCCTTTCGGTTCGTACGCGGCGGCTTTCAGCCGGCGTTGCAGAAATGGCTGCGGCCGTCATAGCCGACGAAGGTTCCGCTGTCCGGATTGAACGAGCGATAGCGCTGCGAACAATAGCGATACCAAGCCGGTGTCCAGGGCTCGAGGCCGTAGGTCTCGACCGCCACCGGACGATAGACGGGCCGATAAACCGGGCGCGGACGATAGACGGGGCGGGGCTCGTAATAGTCGGGCTCCGGATCGATATAGACCCGCTCGCCGTAATAGCGCGGCGGCGGCGGCGAGGCGATCGCGCTACCGATGAGCGCGCCCGCGGCCAAGCCAACTGCGCCCGCTACCCATGCATCGTCGTTATTGCGATGGCGGTGCCCTGCCTGGGCGGTGCCGAAGGTCGGGATAACGATGGCGGCCGCGGCGACCGACAGGACGGCTGCTTTGATGAATTTGTTCATGGGCTTCAATCCTATGCATGCGACCGGATGGTTTCCGGATTTCATGATGAACAAAGTCTATATAAGCCAAACTGAACGGAGCCTGAACGAAAAAACCCGGCAAAACTGCCGGGCTCGAACTTAACTTTCAGCAGAGAACAGCGTTAGCCGACGATCTGCAGGTTGACCGCCTTCGGTCCCTTGCCGCGGCGATCCGGCTCGGTGTCGAAGGACACCTTCTGGTTTTCCGTGAGACCGCTCAGGCCCGAGGCCTGCACGGCAGAAATATGAACGAAGATGTCCGCGCCACCGTTTTCAGGCTTGATGAAGCCAAAGCCCTTGTCTGTGTTGAAGAATTTTACAGTGCCAGTCTCGGCCATGCGTCAGGTCCTTTTCTCTCCACCCGCGTTGCGGGCAGCATTGCAGTTTTGCCCGATATGGGCGTGGGGGCAGTTCTCGACAATTGAGGAAAGGGTCCTGGTTATCGCGACCAGCCGCAGGAAGGAATAACAGCCTCCCCCCGTTGGCCGCCCGGAGTGGGTTGCGTCTCCGGCCCGCTTTTATTCAAGATCTTCCCGTGTTCGCAGATTGCCCGAACACAGTAAGAGTGATGGGTTTATTTTGAATTGGCAAGCAAAACTTTTCTGACGAGGTATTGCGTCTTCTCATTGCTCAAAAAGAGGTCAGTTGGTCGTTTTGACTCGCGTATTCAAAAAGCATTGCAAGCTGTTGAATTCAAAGCTTTTCGACCAAAGATTGGGGCGCGGCAGGATCATTTGCGCCAAATTCCGTCGCTCATGGGTATGCCGCAACTTTGTGCAGCCTGGTTTCCCGGTCCAAGCGCCTGATATCGCTTGTCGTTCACGCAGCGCACTGGTCCGAGGGACCATTGCCTTCATGCCTACAGAAAAACTGCAGGATATATTGCCGGCTCAAGCGAAATTCGCCGTTCCAAGCAAAATTGAGGGGTTTCGGAGAGTATTAGTAGTATTAACCCGGGCGCCAAGCGCGCGGAGAAATTGCACGGAACGGCTAGCAGAAGCCGCTGTTCAGACAGCAGCTTGCGCGGCTTCGCGACGTTTCTTCGTCAGTTCCGGCACGAGCTCGACCGCAAGCATCGCCAGGAAGATGACGGCGCAGCCGACGTAGCCGACCGGAGTGATGGTCTCGCCGAGCAGCAGCACCCCGAACAGGGCGGCGAAGAGCGCTTCGCTCGAGAGGAAGATGGCAGCCTGCGGCGCCGTCGTATAGCGTTGGCCTACGACCTGGCAGATGAAAGCGATGCCGCTTGAAAAAATGCCGGCGTAGAGGATCTGCGGGAGGGCGCCGTTGATCGCATCGAGGCTCAGCGGCTCGAACAGGCCGGCCAGTACGCATCCGGCAACGGCGCAGACGGCGAACTGCGTCATCGACAGGAGCATCGGCCGGCCCGTGGCCGGAGCGAACAAGCCGACCAACATCAGCTGAACCGCCCAGAACAGGGCGCAGACGATCGTCAGCATGTCTCCGCCGGTCAGCGCCGAGAGCGCGCCGCCGCTCAGGAGAAAGATGCCGAAAGCCGCGAGCAGGGCGGCCGGCCAGATGACCCAGTGCGGCCGGCGGCGCAGGAACACGACAGTCAGTACCGGCACGAATACCACGTAGAGCCCGGTCAGGAAGCCGGAATTGGTGACGGTGGTGGTGAGCAGGCCGTATTGTTGCGTGACGGCTCCGCCGAAAAGCGCCAGTCCGACGAAGACGAAGTTGCGCATGGCGTTTCGCGGCAAGGGCGTAGCGGCCTGCTTCTTTTCAAGGAGCGCCAAGGGCAGTGCCACGAGTGTCGCGATCGCAAAGCGCAGGCCGATGAACCAGAGCGGTCCGATCGCGTCCATCGCCGTCGACTGCGCTACGAAGCCCGCACCCCAGATTGCACCGGAGAACAAGAGGAAGAGATTGGCTTGAATGCGAGTCACCGCTTGGCTCCGGGGTCGTGGTCCTGCTCACGGGAGGCGCGCGATCTTCGCGCCATATTCCGCGACTTTCGAGAATCACCCCGAAGCCATGTTGCTCAGGTGATTGCGACCTCGCTCTATCAGTTGCGATTTTTGCGGGCAAGCCGCTCCGTGTTGCCGTCAGGCCCGACAGCCGTTCCCCAGCGGGCTCATTGCGTCGGAGCTTTGGAGACCCTGAGCACTGCGCCGTCCTCCTCGTCGGTGACCATGATCAGAGCCCCGTCGGAAGCGACGATGACGTCGCGGATGCGGCCGAATTCTCCGTCGAACAACCGTTCCTCGTTGGTGACGGCGCCGGTCTCGTCGCGGTCCAGGCGGGCAAGCAACTGGTACTTCAGTGCAGCGATCAAAAGGTCGCCGTTCCACTCCGGAAACATGCTGCCGCGGTACACGGCGATCGCGCCGGGCGCAATCGATGGGTCCCAATAGAAGAGCGGCTGCTCAAGACCTTCCTTCGCGGTGCCTTCGCCGATCTCGACTCCGGAGTAATCCTTGCCGAAGGTGATCACCGGCCAGCCGTAATTTTTGCCCGGCTGCGGATTGTTCACCTCGTCGCCGCCGCGCGCGCCGTGCTCGACGGTCAAGAGCTTGCCGCCTTCGGGGTCGAAGGTGATTCCTTGGGGGTTGCGGTGCCCTATGGACCAGATTTCCGCCAGCCCGCCGGTGCCGCCGCGATAGGGATTGGAGGCGGGAATGCTGCCGTCGGCGTTGATGTGGAGGATCGAGCCGGCGTGGTCGCGGGAGTCCTGGGCGCGTTCGCCTTCGCCGCGATCGCCGATGCCGAAGAACAGGCTGCCGTCCTTGTCGATGGCGATGCGCGACCCGAAGTGCTGCCCCTTCCGGGTGAACTTGTTCATCCGGAAGATCTCCTTCACTTCCGTCAGGCTCTGCTCGTCCTGCGAAAGAGCCGCCCGCACGAGGACGGTGCCGTAGCCGCCATCACCGCGGACGGAGAGAGTGAGATAGAGTGTCCTGTTCGTTGCGAATTGCCGATCGAGGGCGACGTCCAGAAGGCCGCCCTGGCCGTGTGCGGCCGCTGTGGGCACCCCCTTGATCGCAGCCGACAGCTTGCCGTCGCGCAGGATGCGCAGCCGGCCCGGTCGTTCGGTGACGATCAGCGCCCCGTCGGGCATGGCTTCGACCGCCCAGGGATGCTCCAGTCCGGAGGCAAGCGTCTCGACGAGGACGGTTCCTGTCTGCGTGGGAAATTCCCGCGTCTCCTGCGCGGCGGCAGGGGACGAGGCGAAGGCGAGAAAGAGCGAGACTGCAGCCGCCATCGGGAATGGAAATACTGTTGCTATGTCCCTTGAGCCGCCAGCATTCCAGCGCGTGTGCCGCATCGCATTCCTCCGGTCCGTCCGTCTGCGAAAATGCATCGTGCCGTCTCGGAGGTCCGAACGCGCGAGCAACGCACAAACTGGAGCGGCACGCACCGGCCTTCAAGTCAAATCGGATCAAAACGGCTTTATCGCACCGACCCTGTGGTGAGCGGTCCCGGCGCTTCTCGGATCGCCTCGAGGCGCGTCGGCTGGGGTTCGCGTTCCGTCGCGGGAGGATGTCGTGCTTCGTTTCTCTGGAGCAGGTACTGCGCGACCTCGTCCTTGGCCTTCATGTAGAAGCCTTTACCGACGAGCATCAGGCCGGCAAGGGCGAAAAGGGCGACAATCGCCACGACGACCGTCTGGATCGCCGACAGTCGTGCGAAGAGGTCGGCGCTCGGCTGCGACCCGTTATCGTTGTCAGCCATGGCGCCCGGCCTCGGACTGGACGTGAGCCGTCGCGGGCTGCTGCCCGATGTCGGCTTGCGTAGTCACCTGCGTCATCAATCCGAGGACCATCACGATGCAGGCCGCAAGTGCGGCGAGCGCGATATAGAACCCCCAGCGTGCCTCGTTGCGGCGGGTGCGCGAGGCGGCGACTTCATCATCGAGAAACATAGCATACCCCCAAGATGCCGATGCATCCGCATCGCGAATTGGCGCTTGGAAATCGGCTCTTGCGGGACGGAATTGCGGCGCGCTGAGACAGTTGTTGTGGCGAAAAAAAGGCACGCTCGGCCGCGAAAAAAGCGCCGGAGTGTCCGGGCGGAGGCGCGTCGACCGGTGTGCGTCGGCAGCCGCTCGGCCGCATGAGGTCATCCGGTTTCGATCGATCGCTTTGATCGCACCTATGAAACTTTGTCATGGTGACGCATTTTGCGCTGCCTTGCCGCCGTTTTTCGCCTGAAGCGCTTGCAAGACCGGGCGTCTTTCGACATAGACCTAACCGCTATGGAACCCTGGTTTTCCGTTCCCTAGCGTCTCACGCCGTCTCGAAACGATCAGGAAACACACCATGGCCTTCCTTGCCGATGCCCTTTCCCGTGTAAAGCCTTCCGCCACCATCGCTGTTTCGCAGAAAGCCCGCGAGTTGAAAGCGAAAGGCCGCGATGTCATCGGCCTCGGCGCAGGGGAGCCGGACTTCGACACGCCTGACAACATCAAGAAGGCCGCGATCGACGCGATCGATCGCGGCGAGACGAAGTACACGCCGGTCTCCGGCATTCCGGAACTGCGCGAAGCCATCGCGAAGAAATTCAAGCGCGAGAACAATCTCGACTACACCGCGGCGCAGACGATCGTCGGCACCGGCGGAAAGCAGATTCTCTTCAACGCCTTCATGGCGACGCTCAACCCGGGCGACGAAGTGGTGATTCCGGCACCGTACTGGGTCTCCTATCCGGAAATGGTGGCGCTGTGCGGCGGCACACCCGTCTTCGTCCCGACCAGGCAGGAAAACAATTTCAAGCTCAAGGCCGAGGATCTCGACCGCGCGATCACGCCGAAGACCAAGTGGTTCGTCTTCAACTCGCCGTCCAACCCCTCGGGTGCGGCCTATTCGCATGAGGAGCTCAAGGCGCTCACGGACGTTCTCATGAAGCATCCGCATGTCTGGGTCCTGACGGACGACATGTACGAGCACCTGACCTATGGCGACTTCAGGTTCGCGACCCCGGTCGAAGTGGAGCCCGGCCTCTACGAGCGCACGCTGACGATGAACGGCGTCTCCAAGGCCTATGCGATGACCGGCTGGCGCATCGGCTACGCGGCCGGGCCGCTTCATCTCATCAAGGCGATGGACATGATCCAGGGCCAGCAGACTTCGGGCGCCGCCTCGATCGCGCAGTGGGCGGCCGTCGAGGCGCTCAACGGTCCGCAGGACTTCATCGGGCGCAACAAGGAGATCTTCCAGGGCCGCCGCGATCTCGTCGTCTCGATGCTGAACCAGGCCAAGGGCATTTCCTGCCCGACGCCGGAGGGCGCCTTCTACGTCTATCCGTCCTGCGCCGGCCTGATCGGCAAGACCGCGCCTTCGGGCAAGGTGATCGAAACGGATGAGGATTTCGTCTCCGAGCTTTTGGAGACCGAAGGCGTGGCTGTGGTCCACGGCTCGGCCTTCGGCCTCGGCCCGAACTTCCGCATCTCCTACGCGACTTCCGAGGCGCTGCTGGAGGAGGCTTGCCGCCGCATCCAGCGCTTCTGCGCCGCCTGCAGATAATTCTCCTGCAGACCGACATGAAGAAGCCCGCCGTCACCGGCGGGCTTCTTCATGTTCAGAGCTTGATTCAGCGATCTGCCAGTCCGATTCAAGCAGCAGTCCTACCCCATTGAAACAGAATCATTTTCGCTTCCGGATCACTTCGACGACGGCGGAGATGTCGTCGCCGTGGCCGCCACTGTCGACGCGGTCGCCCGCCAGCCGCAACATGGGTCGCATGAAATCGGGGGCGACGCCCTGTTCTTCGCTTGCCCTAACGATGTTCTCGAGCGCGATCTTCTGCATGGCGATGTTGGAGACGACATCGCGGCCGTGCATGCCGCTGTCGATCTTGCCGGCGAGGTCGGGCAGGGTACCGCTCATCGCCTCGATCCAGGGCAGGAGCAGCGGCAGGAAGTCGACGGCCTTGCCTCCGGCGCTGGTCACCAGCGCGCTCGCATGCAGGAAGCCCGAGAAGAGCCCGTACATGCCTGATAGCAGCGCTATGTCGTAGAGCGAAGCCAAACCCTCGTCCTCACCGAGGTGACGGCTTTCGGCAAGGGCTTCGAGGGCTAAACTGTGCCTATCGAATAGCGCACGCGAGCCGCTGTAAAGGATCAGGGCGCCGGCCCCGCCGATCATCGGCGGGATCGCCATGATCCCCCCGTCGAGATAGATCGCTCCCCTTGCCGCCAGCCACGTGCCGAGTTCCCTGGCGTCACCCGGCGTGCCGTTCGTCAGGTTGAGGAGGTCACGGCCGGCAAGCGCCTCCTGCGCCTGTTCCAGGACCGCACGTGCGGCGGGGTAATCGACGAGGCAGAGGATGGTGAGCTCGCTCGCCGCAATTGCTTCGGCCGGGCTTTCCGCGATCTTCGCACCGGCGCCGGCAAGCGGCTCGGCGCGCGATCGCGTCCGGTTCCAGACTGTGACGGTATGGCCGTTCTTGAGAAGCGTTCGTGCAAGTGCCGTACCCATGGCGCCCAAGCCGAGAATTGAAATGCTGCTCATTGATTGTACCTTTCTCGAAATCATTCAGGCGCCGGTCGAGAGCTTCTGGCCGAGACCGCCGTCCACGGCGAGTTTCGCCCCGGTCGTGAAGGTCGCCTCGAAGGCGAGGAAGAGCACGGCGCGCGCCACTTCATCCGCGGTGCCGTTGCGCTTCATCGGCGTGATGTTGTCGCCGAGCGTCTTGAACTCGGCGCGCTCGGCTTCGGTGATGCCGGCGACGCCCTTGGTCGGCGTATCGATGAAGCCGGGGCTGACGCTGTTGACCCGGATACCGCGCGGCAGAAGCTCGGCGGCGAGCACGGATGCGAAGGAGACGAGTGCCGCCTTGCTTGCGCTGTAGACGCTCATGCCCGGATGGCCGCCCTCGTCGGCGACGGAGGAGGTGAAGACGATCGATCCGCCTTCG
It encodes:
- a CDS encoding tRNA-binding protein — its product is MTEIISYADFERVDIRVGTIVEAEPFPEARKPAIKLKIDFGPDIGIKKSSAQITVHYRPEELVGRQVLGVVNFPPRQIGPVRSEVLTLGFEDEAGAIVLASTDKPVPNGKKLM
- a CDS encoding ATP-binding protein, whose amino-acid sequence is MASFDGLKREGTTPADGGWKRVVRWLRRRLPMGLYARSILIVVIPMVLLQSVVAFVFMERHWQLVTQRLSSAVTNDIAAIVDLITTFPREGDIDQIVRIARDQLDLNITVEPGGELPPPRPKPFFEILDQILSEEISDQIRRPFWIDTVGNSKIVEIRIKLEDDRILRVYARRNQAYASNTHIFLVWMVGASLVLLTIAILFLRGQIRPILALASAAESFGKGQKIDDFAPRGANEIRRAGLAFILMRERIERQIEQRTAMLTGVSHDLRTILTRFKLQLALVGNNPDLESLNQDVEDMQNMLEGYLAFARGDAEEDVGRLKLSDLMARLAAEAELYGKTLTTAIQGENEIHVRPNAFTRLVSNLASNAYRYANTVHIEARQSAKWLTITVDDDGPGIPERSREDVFKPFFRLDEARNLDSSGTGLGLAVARDIARSHGGNVTLADSPLGGLRATVRVPT
- a CDS encoding response regulator, whose product is MMIAKATVSDDAAHLLVVDDDRRIRDLLNRYLVEQGFRVTTAADADEARRKLIGIDFDLLVVDVMMPGESGIALTQSLRQIKSVPIIMLTALAEANSRIEGLEAGADDYLPKPFEPRELVLRINNILRRNQPTQTHKVDQVIFGPYTFSVVRKELRRGADHIRLTDREQEIMTLFSQRAGETIPRHELIGDDAEVGERTIDVQINRLRRKIEDDPSNPVWLQTVRGIGYRLSVD
- a CDS encoding MarR family winged helix-turn-helix transcriptional regulator; translation: MFRTAFRLKGYDRVVGQIRDKSISDSAGEDVDTIDFEIIELLFFAYRDFTGDPDAILEKSGFGRAHHRVVHFVNREPGMTVADLLETLKITKQSLARVLKQLIDSGYIRQVTGPEDRRQRMLYTTPDGQALARALAEPQSRRIADALAKAGPGARETVKRFLANMMNDVAG
- a CDS encoding DUF1236 domain-containing protein — translated: MKTLSPTLFKAASLRAALAAGAMLAAIPAAYAEMSATTLTDLNVRAGPGPQYPAVGVATRGSAAVLDGCMEGSNWCRIDVNGLRGWAYARYLATDMGGTTAIIQERRTELSVPTVAYEGETVVAPSEPLELVGPVEEVEAVTPPPTVRTYITENPVDTVYVEGEAVVGATLPNTVAVQPIPDYEYQYVTINGQPVLVDPGTRRVVYVYR
- a CDS encoding MBL fold metallo-hydrolase, which gives rise to MLQAGIIPVTHFEQNCTVLFDSETKEGVVVDPGGDVDIILQTIRENGIALKAIWLTHGHIDHAGGAKELKEALGLDIVGPHKDDLPLLERLEDQAERFGLAMKVQNVVPDRWLEEGDTVSFGDHVFEVLHCPGHAPGHVVYFNRAQNFAHVGDVLFHGSIGRTDLPGGNHQQLLDSIRDKILPLGDNVGFICGHGPGGQIGEERRTNPFLRGL
- a CDS encoding BA14K family protein translates to MNKFIKAAVLSVAAAAIVIPTFGTAQAGHRHRNNDDAWVAGAVGLAAGALIGSAIASPPPPRYYGERVYIDPEPDYYEPRPVYRPRPVYRPVYRPVAVETYGLEPWTPAWYRYCSQRYRSFNPDSGTFVGYDGRSHFCNAG
- a CDS encoding cold-shock protein, yielding MAETGTVKFFNTDKGFGFIKPENGGADIFVHISAVQASGLSGLTENQKVSFDTEPDRRGKGPKAVNLQIVG
- a CDS encoding DMT family transporter; this translates as MTRIQANLFLLFSGAIWGAGFVAQSTAMDAIGPLWFIGLRFAIATLVALPLALLEKKQAATPLPRNAMRNFVFVGLALFGGAVTQQYGLLTTTVTNSGFLTGLYVVFVPVLTVVFLRRRPHWVIWPAALLAAFGIFLLSGGALSALTGGDMLTIVCALFWAVQLMLVGLFAPATGRPMLLSMTQFAVCAVAGCVLAGLFEPLSLDAINGALPQILYAGIFSSGIAFICQVVGQRYTTAPQAAIFLSSEALFAALFGVLLLGETITPVGYVGCAVIFLAMLAVELVPELTKKRREAAQAAV